From Anaerohalosphaera lusitana, one genomic window encodes:
- a CDS encoding ISL3 family transposase produces MTGQHLIKKLGQWEGYRVGTVGPAKKGREFWVELIPENGFGTCDGCGQECSSVHETVQRWIRDLPVFDKTTHLLVHRRRLLCPRCGPKLERISWLDRYSRHTTRLVESVARLCDVMSIKHVSEYFSLSWSTVKDIHKRHLKKKLGPVDLSNVELLAMDEFAIQKGHRYATVIIDPTCKKVLWVGRGRSRASIRPFFEMLGDRCKDIKAVAMDMNASFEQEVQLHCPQAEIVYDLFHVVAKYGREVIDRVRVDQANRLRDDKPARRVIKGSRWLLLRNRENIEKPEDLVRLDELLAANESLMTTYVMKDDLKLLWNLSDRKAAESCWGQWLDRAMQSGIEPLMKFAKRLSKYAAGIIAHSRWPLHTSLLEGINNKIKTIKRQAYGYRDDEYFFLRIRAAFPGIP; encoded by the coding sequence TTGACTGGACAACATCTTATCAAAAAACTCGGCCAATGGGAAGGATATCGTGTTGGAACTGTTGGGCCTGCTAAGAAAGGCCGTGAATTCTGGGTCGAATTGATCCCGGAAAATGGATTCGGAACCTGTGACGGCTGCGGCCAGGAATGCAGCAGCGTTCACGAGACCGTCCAGCGTTGGATCCGCGATCTGCCGGTCTTCGACAAGACTACCCACCTGCTCGTTCACCGAAGGCGTCTGCTGTGCCCCAGATGCGGGCCGAAGCTTGAACGAATCTCCTGGCTGGACCGTTACAGCCGCCACACCACCCGGCTGGTAGAATCGGTCGCCCGGCTGTGTGATGTGATGAGCATAAAGCATGTGTCTGAGTATTTTTCGCTGTCCTGGTCGACCGTCAAGGACATCCACAAGCGGCATCTCAAGAAGAAGCTGGGCCCTGTCGACCTGTCGAATGTGGAGCTGCTGGCGATGGATGAATTCGCCATTCAAAAGGGCCACAGATATGCAACGGTTATCATCGATCCGACCTGCAAGAAAGTGCTCTGGGTGGGCCGAGGGCGTTCGAGAGCCTCTATCAGGCCATTCTTCGAAATGCTCGGCGACCGCTGCAAAGACATCAAAGCAGTAGCAATGGACATGAACGCCAGCTTCGAGCAGGAGGTTCAGCTGCATTGTCCGCAGGCAGAAATAGTTTATGATCTGTTCCATGTCGTGGCCAAGTACGGCCGTGAAGTTATCGATCGGGTCAGGGTCGATCAGGCCAATCGACTACGAGACGACAAGCCCGCCCGCAGGGTGATCAAGGGCTCGCGCTGGCTGCTGCTTCGCAATCGTGAGAACATCGAAAAGCCTGAGGACCTGGTTCGCCTCGATGAGCTGTTGGCCGCCAACGAGTCGCTGATGACGACCTACGTGATGAAGGATGATCTCAAGCTGCTGTGGAATCTGAGCGATCGCAAGGCCGCCGAATCGTGCTGGGGTCAGTGGCTCGATCGAGCCATGCAAAGCGGGATTGAGCCGCTGATGAAGTTTGCCAAAAGGCTGAGCAAATACGCCGCCGGAATCATCGCACACAGCAGATGGCCGCTGCATACGTCACTGCTGGAGGGGATCAATAACAAGATCAAAACCATCAAGCGACAGGCATACGGCTATCGAGACGATGAATATTTCTTCCTGAGAATAAGAGCAGCATTCCCCGGTATTCCGTGA
- a CDS encoding IS5 family transposase, with protein MERSRNQPTFLDNVISELGGRRTAKFFAKCDKYIPWDELAKPLKDMYSNNTSKGGASNWPVIMMVKCIMLQKWFNLSDPMLEEMLLDRLSFRRFVGLSMDDNTPDETTFVRFRKRLREHRHDRTLFEKTLEILSTRGVILAEGTCVDATIVEAPRGRKRADGSNTRDAEAGFTKKNGRSYHGYKAHIATDTNGMVKDYRFSSARHHDSKFIDELIENETQSVWADSAYMSAEREERLGEKGVLAGIVHRRKRGQAELNELRQIINRIISRVRAVVEHPFAWMKNAGYGKVRYRGLERNRLDFAMHAVAYNFKRSFSLHKARA; from the coding sequence ATGGAACGCAGCAGAAATCAGCCTACTTTTCTCGACAACGTAATCAGCGAACTTGGCGGCAGACGCACTGCGAAGTTTTTTGCCAAGTGCGACAAATATATCCCGTGGGACGAGCTTGCTAAGCCGCTCAAAGACATGTACTCCAACAACACGAGCAAAGGCGGTGCGAGCAACTGGCCGGTAATAATGATGGTCAAATGTATCATGCTGCAGAAGTGGTTCAATCTCTCCGATCCCATGCTCGAAGAGATGCTGCTGGACCGTCTTTCGTTCCGCCGGTTCGTAGGCCTGAGCATGGATGACAACACGCCGGATGAGACTACGTTCGTTCGCTTCCGCAAACGTCTTCGCGAGCACCGCCATGACCGTACGCTGTTTGAGAAAACTCTGGAAATACTATCTACTCGCGGCGTTATCCTTGCCGAAGGAACTTGTGTCGATGCGACTATCGTCGAAGCCCCTCGCGGACGCAAAAGGGCCGACGGAAGCAATACACGGGACGCAGAGGCCGGTTTCACGAAAAAGAACGGTCGCTCTTATCATGGGTATAAAGCTCATATCGCGACCGATACGAACGGCATGGTGAAGGATTATCGCTTCAGCTCGGCGAGGCATCATGACTCTAAGTTTATTGACGAGCTGATTGAAAATGAAACGCAAAGCGTGTGGGCCGATAGCGCTTATATGAGTGCTGAACGCGAGGAGCGGCTTGGGGAAAAAGGCGTGCTGGCGGGCATCGTTCATCGGCGAAAGCGGGGGCAAGCAGAACTCAATGAGCTGCGGCAGATTATCAACCGGATCATCTCGCGAGTGCGTGCGGTGGTCGAGCATCCGTTCGCGTGGATGAAGAACGCAGGCTATGGTAAGGTTCGTTACCGCGGGCTGGAACGCAACCGCCTGGACTTTGCGATGCATGCCGTTGCGTACAACTTCAAGAGGAGCTTCAGCCTGCACAAAGCGAGGGCTTAG
- a CDS encoding methyl-accepting chemotaxis protein: MTFGFAVVVVLTVIISIISLTGLKRLESAKNELSKRDEQAAVAVQVPFWTVKQYQNQADLIISGNLEVAKEFDKSAEQMDIYREQVREMVDTPEEKEWFNKLLESDIEFDRIFRENVVPEVAHQNKQLIRKCDGEADALLSRAEELAQNIRKSLLEEFNEAVEGGDKQAIAKRAEDMHAANMYLYWLVKQYQAQADTIINEDLAGVEEFEAAAAEFDKYKEKLNAAVDTDAEKEWIAEANEIDAKFDAMFFEQIVPEVERKLERRVVKYDHESDAQMTVIEEMANKISESFHEEALAASASFDKTQRAVTWLVLICSAICIVAGTGIAFVLIRSIVGVLKNIIDSLNEGSEQVASASGQVSSASQSLAEGATEQAAGLEETSSSLEEMSSMTKQNADNAQQASTLAGEASGAADEGSGNMSKMNAAIEDIEKSSNETAKIIKVIDEIAFQTNLLALNAAVEAARAGEAGKGFAVVAEEVRNLALRSAEAAKDTSTLIEESVKKSHNGVEIAGLVSKSLDEIVDRVGKTTDLVGEIAAASQEQAQGIDQVNTAVTQMDKVTQQNAANAEESASASEELSAQAEQMTHVVQQLVELVGGSTGTGHKKQRATESEFKGSDQTFHSIASDAAEQVSAGEEIDSFNM, from the coding sequence ATGACATTTGGGTTTGCTGTAGTTGTCGTGCTTACTGTCATAATAAGCATAATTAGCCTGACAGGTCTCAAGAGGCTTGAGAGTGCGAAAAATGAACTTAGTAAGCGGGACGAGCAGGCGGCTGTTGCGGTTCAGGTTCCGTTCTGGACGGTCAAGCAGTACCAGAACCAGGCGGATCTGATAATAAGCGGTAATCTGGAAGTGGCCAAGGAATTTGACAAGTCCGCAGAGCAGATGGATATTTACCGTGAGCAGGTTCGCGAAATGGTGGATACGCCTGAGGAGAAGGAATGGTTTAATAAGCTGCTGGAGTCGGACATTGAGTTTGACAGAATATTCAGAGAGAATGTCGTTCCTGAAGTTGCGCATCAGAATAAGCAGTTGATCAGGAAATGTGATGGGGAAGCAGATGCGCTTTTGTCCAGGGCCGAGGAGCTTGCGCAGAATATACGCAAATCGCTTCTGGAAGAGTTCAACGAGGCTGTAGAGGGTGGTGATAAGCAGGCGATCGCAAAGCGTGCTGAAGATATGCATGCGGCGAATATGTATCTGTACTGGCTGGTCAAACAATACCAGGCGCAGGCTGATACGATCATTAACGAAGATCTGGCTGGTGTTGAAGAGTTTGAGGCTGCTGCGGCTGAGTTTGATAAGTATAAAGAAAAGCTCAATGCTGCAGTGGATACGGATGCCGAGAAGGAGTGGATCGCTGAGGCGAATGAGATCGACGCCAAGTTCGATGCGATGTTCTTTGAACAGATCGTGCCCGAGGTGGAAAGAAAGCTTGAGAGACGGGTTGTAAAGTATGACCATGAGTCAGATGCTCAAATGACAGTGATCGAGGAAATGGCTAACAAAATCTCCGAGAGTTTTCATGAGGAAGCTCTTGCAGCGAGTGCGAGTTTCGATAAGACGCAGAGGGCAGTGACGTGGCTGGTGCTTATCTGCTCGGCGATCTGTATTGTCGCGGGTACGGGTATTGCGTTTGTACTGATCCGTTCGATCGTTGGTGTACTCAAGAATATCATTGATTCGCTTAACGAGGGCAGTGAGCAGGTTGCAAGTGCATCGGGGCAGGTCAGCAGCGCTTCTCAGTCGCTGGCTGAGGGTGCAACCGAGCAGGCGGCGGGTCTGGAAGAAACATCGTCGAGCCTGGAAGAGATGAGCAGCATGACCAAGCAGAACGCGGACAATGCTCAGCAGGCCAGTACGCTGGCAGGCGAGGCGAGCGGTGCTGCTGATGAGGGCAGCGGGAACATGTCGAAGATGAATGCCGCGATCGAGGATATCGAAAAGTCTTCGAACGAGACGGCGAAGATAATCAAGGTAATCGACGAGATCGCGTTCCAGACTAATCTGCTGGCTCTTAATGCAGCGGTCGAAGCAGCGAGAGCAGGTGAGGCAGGCAAGGGCTTTGCGGTTGTGGCTGAGGAAGTTCGCAATCTCGCATTGCGGTCGGCTGAGGCTGCGAAGGATACTAGCACGCTGATCGAGGAATCGGTCAAGAAGAGCCATAACGGCGTTGAGATCGCAGGGCTCGTGAGCAAGTCGCTGGACGAGATCGTTGACCGGGTTGGTAAGACGACCGACCTTGTTGGAGAGATCGCTGCGGCTAGCCAGGAGCAGGCACAGGGTATCGACCAGGTGAATACGGCTGTGACGCAGATGGACAAGGTTACGCAGCAGAACGCAGCGAATGCCGAGGAGAGCGCGAGTGCTTCGGAAGAACTGAGCGCACAGGCCGAGCAGATGACGCATGTCGTACAGCAGCTCGTGGAGCTTGTCGGCGGATCGACGGGGACCGGTCATAAAAAACAAAGGGCGACTGAATCTGAGTTCAAGGGCTCGGATCAGACGTTTCATTCGATTGCCAGTGACGCAGCGGAGCAAGTGTCCGCAGGCGAAGAAATAGACAGTTTCAACATGTAG